The following DNA comes from Vigna radiata var. radiata cultivar VC1973A chromosome 4, Vradiata_ver6, whole genome shotgun sequence.
AGTTGATTATGcttaaatgattaaaatcataaattagaaaacaaaaatggttaataaaaataattaaatacattcaattagttatttattttgtttaaataaatttattatttattatatttattttcctttttgactcactttgatatttttcatcatctactctaaataaaatataaagcatCTTTTATATTTCCTAATGAAATAAAACTTATCAACTAATCAACAAaattatgcatgatttgattgagttaattcataataataaaaaaaaaaaaaactagtccCTTGGATGAAAAGTACAGTAATAAGGAATTATTGCTTCGAATCATCAACGACTAATGATGTTAAACGTGCATTTATAATCGTATGGTCACCATAAGTCAACAATGCTGatatttattctttaaaccaCTTTCCCTTCGCATTCACTCTGCATCTGACTCCTACTTTCCTCCATTGTTGTTCGAGCAGCAGAAGGAGCATGGCTGCAACATCAGTGCCTTCTCACATGAAAGCTTGGAATTATTCGGAGTATGGCAAATCCGGCGAAGTTCTCAAGTTTAACAACAGCGTGGCTTTACCTCCGGTGAAGGAAGATCAGGTCCTCATCAAGGTCGCTGCTGCTTCCATTAACCCCATTGATTACAAGAGAATGGAAGGTCATTTCAAGAACTCCGATTCCCCTTTACCCGTAAGTTACATTATTTCATCACCCCCAATTTCTCTTATGCTTTgctttttttctaacttttattctcacattaaattttagatgttaataattttttttttaattttttaataataaaataaatattattattttattaatttatttaaatttatttaaaaaatatttgaaacgaattTAACACAAATCACCataatatactttaaaaaagtttttccttaaattttatattttgtgctTTCTAGCACCCTGTTTCTCCTTAACTCACCATTTTacgaagataaaataattttaattcttttataaaagttttgcTCTTTTTTATAGATAACCATTTGCgcaaaaatattgatataataaaaaagaacttGCAGAtttagtataataattttaatttttgttaactttctcttaatttcattaatgtttaagaaaattgaacaAATATTGGACTTTTAGGATTTGTTATAtctaattgttaaaagaaaaattaacctTAATATTCTATTGCAGTGTTTCACTTTTAGGCAGTTAAAAAACTTAACGCCGTaacaaaaaagaattatattgaacagtttttacaaaatttaggactttaatgaattttttgaaaaaaaaagaatcacattGAACAAAATCTCCCAAAAAAAAAGGACCAAAAtaggtttattttataaatttagtattCATATTGATTTCTTCTACGTTAACTTCGTATTAATGTTAATTGTTCATTTAAATCAACACGCGtagtaattattaaaagtcaaatatttatttaattatcttaagtattaaaaaaatttaaatgaaattaagatAATCAAATTGTTAtactaaaacttaattattatttttattatactaaaaatgaaATAGTTTAATACTTATTATATTAACCTGATAATTTGCTTTTTAAGAAATGATAATGAAATATAGAGATTTTATTTGGAATTGAgcttaacaattttttacataattgCTAATTTAAAAAGGGATTAttattcacttatatatttaaaataaaatttatctttgatTGAACTCAGTCACTTATACAAGTAAAATGTATTAGGTCTTCAAAAACTAAAGTCGATAGCACTACGAGGAAAGTGTTGTCGAACAGTATTTGACtaaaattaaagtgaaaatagtgtaaacaactcTCATAATTGACTGCTCAGATCCAGATTCCAATTGaccaattattaaattttgtttgtcgTTCATTTACAGTATTGGAATTGATGTTGAGTGGattcaaaactaattaattttaccaacttgaaatatatttttgttttaaatgtatGTTTTTAGACAAGTACGCAAAAAGcatgcatttttttaaaatatttatctcaaataaaaataattctgtATGAAGAAATTTGGTAAGCATTTCACACTCTTTCCAAAAGTCCTTGACAAATCACATAAAAAACACTGACTTGAGTTTTCTAATATAcgcattaattttttaatatattgattggGTGTGacttgttatatttttaaaaaatttatttatttttataaattgatatgttttcatctttaaatcttaaaaataaataaatataaattttaaatttaaaattaaattcttttaacttattaaacatattttagtttaatattttgagatatttcaacttaaatattagtttgaaatatattttgatatttaaaaaataatatcatttcattaaaaaatatatttatttatttttaaagtttaaaaataaaaatatattaaaatttaatagaaaaataaaagtggcCAAGGTATTAAAAAAGTAGATAAACTAGATCATACATTTGAGTGGATAACTAAAAAAAAGTGaggaaattttcaatttctaattatttattattttacgcGTGGGGGGGTTGATGTGAAGACTGTTCCGGGATTTGATGTTGCTGGAGTGGTGGTGAAAGTGGGAAGTGAAGTGAAGAAATTCAAGGTTGGCGATGAAGTCTACGGTGATATCAATTTGAAAGCTTTGGAATATCCGAAGGTGATTGGTTCTTTGGCTGAGTACACTGCTGCAGAAGAGAGACTATTGGCTCACAAGCCAAAGAGTCTGAGCTTTGTTGAGGCTGCTAGCCTTCCTTTAACACTTGAGACAGCTTATGAAGGCCTCGAACGAACTCAGTTTTCTGCAGGTAAATCTATCCTTGTGCTTGGAGGTGCTGGTGGAGTTGGAACCCATGTTATTCAGGTAACATATATACAATAAacttctctcattttcttttattgaatggCTTTGACATATCAATATTTCATGGAAAGTGATTGTAATCAATAATGGCTTGTTGACACAGCTTGCAAAGCATGTATATGGAGCATCCAAGGTAGCAGCCACAGCTAGCACCGGAAAATTGGAATTGTTGAGGAATTTGGGGGCTGACTTGCCAATTGATTATACTAAAGAGAATTTTGAAGACTTGTCTGAAAAGTTTGATGTGGTGTATGATACAGTAGGTCAGATTCTGAACCCATTCTTTTATCAGAAGAAGTCCATGAAGTTGATCATGTATCCTGTGGAACACTAACTTTTTTTGCCTGAACTCCAAAACAGGGCAAACTGAACTGGCATTCAAGGCCTTGAAAGAAGGAGGCAAAGTTGTGACCATAGTACCACCTGGGTTTCCTCCAGCCATATTGTTCATTCT
Coding sequences within:
- the LOC106758097 gene encoding 2-methylene-furan-3-one reductase; this translates as MAATSVPSHMKAWNYSEYGKSGEVLKFNNSVALPPVKEDQVLIKVAAASINPIDYKRMEGHFKNSDSPLPTVPGFDVAGVVVKVGSEVKKFKVGDEVYGDINLKALEYPKVIGSLAEYTAAEERLLAHKPKSLSFVEAASLPLTLETAYEGLERTQFSAGKSILVLGGAGGVGTHVIQLAKHVYGASKVAATASTGKLELLRNLGADLPIDYTKENFEDLSEKFDVVYDTVGQTELAFKALKEGGKVVTIVPPGFPPAILFILNTDGAILEKLNPYFESGKLKPILDPKSPFPFSQAVEAFAHLETNRATGKVVIYPIP